One window from the genome of Thermaerobacter marianensis DSM 12885 encodes:
- a CDS encoding DUF3189 family protein, giving the protein MVALTGTWLLALAVALLAVNALPGAHRLGLPPVRLAAWGLAWLAASVPVWSLGAETGLLAVSPGGAGVPLLATGLWLYRLHRAERRRAVAGLGLTALLAYALLRALPGSLPSWLSPAWSAGVITGVVASLVPLPAPAALLLATTGMVIGQGAWAWTLAAAGGLSGAPVPLHVTVAGGQGYEALAAGALTAAAMTLLGGDEPGGPAGGGRGPGGDGPSPAGKAPAPVAAVPPGAGGARGTADQPGRGTGASPPPTGHRAFATPPGPRGSTAPDAPTVPDGPTAPDGQRGAGGPRRLGTTGPPLVVYYCYGGTHASVVSAALHQGLLDPGRPPRARELANLDFFDRNETEEHGRLLPMGRAPHTGGLFVLGAEGAGDALARWCLGLLALAGDPAQWLYVNVLTEVNLAMKIAGFTSRRLGWRRLARPLLVHGVQAAFPHLVRRVEAARRMVAESTRRGRAGAIPPGGTAPPGLSPRAAWTRGFPGGSVPAALPHRGAVVYVAGGSPHRALVAAYLHLGRLDPRRRPHARELAALPLLHGLTPLDTGRLLRVGTDATGRAVLAVGAGGPDVLAIRAAHALRTLGYLDRLPGDSSGGGAPALRCVPVGESEPWWLRSWAWSLEAAAFVPGAPGGSRPFAAGFGHPGGGPSGGHRASHGASHRAHRQVAPPGRVPWQWRWAARAWTRRWSRLAGQVEAVRKAP; this is encoded by the coding sequence GTGGTCGCCCTGACCGGAACCTGGCTCCTGGCGCTGGCCGTCGCCTTGCTGGCCGTCAACGCCCTGCCCGGCGCCCACCGGCTGGGGCTGCCGCCGGTTCGCCTGGCGGCCTGGGGCCTGGCGTGGCTGGCGGCCAGCGTCCCCGTATGGTCCCTCGGCGCCGAGACCGGCCTGCTGGCGGTAAGCCCCGGGGGCGCCGGCGTCCCCCTGCTGGCCACCGGGCTCTGGTTGTACCGCCTGCACCGGGCGGAGCGGCGGCGGGCGGTGGCCGGGCTGGGCTTGACGGCCCTGCTGGCCTACGCGCTGTTGCGGGCTCTTCCGGGCAGCTTGCCATCGTGGCTTTCGCCTGCCTGGTCCGCCGGCGTCATCACCGGCGTGGTGGCCTCGCTGGTCCCGCTGCCGGCACCGGCCGCCCTGCTGCTGGCCACCACCGGGATGGTGATCGGCCAGGGCGCGTGGGCCTGGACCCTGGCCGCGGCGGGCGGCCTGTCGGGGGCGCCCGTACCCCTCCATGTCACGGTGGCGGGCGGCCAGGGTTACGAGGCCCTGGCGGCCGGTGCCCTGACCGCGGCGGCCATGACGCTGCTGGGCGGGGATGAACCCGGCGGTCCGGCCGGCGGCGGGCGGGGACCGGGCGGGGACGGGCCGTCTCCCGCAGGGAAGGCGCCGGCTCCCGTGGCAGCCGTCCCGCCCGGAGCCGGTGGCGCGCGGGGCACCGCGGACCAGCCCGGCCGGGGAACGGGGGCATCACCGCCGCCCACCGGCCACCGTGCCTTCGCCACCCCGCCCGGGCCCCGCGGCTCCACCGCCCCGGACGCCCCCACCGTACCGGACGGCCCCACCGCCCCGGACGGCCAGCGGGGGGCCGGTGGCCCGCGACGGCTCGGGACCACCGGCCCCCCGCTGGTGGTCTACTACTGCTACGGCGGCACCCACGCCTCGGTGGTCTCCGCCGCGCTGCACCAGGGGCTCCTCGATCCCGGACGGCCGCCACGGGCCCGCGAGCTGGCCAATCTGGACTTCTTCGACCGCAACGAGACGGAGGAACACGGCCGCCTGCTCCCCATGGGCCGCGCCCCCCACACCGGCGGCCTGTTCGTCCTGGGGGCGGAGGGGGCCGGCGACGCCCTGGCCCGCTGGTGCCTGGGCCTGCTGGCCCTGGCGGGGGACCCGGCGCAGTGGCTCTACGTCAACGTCCTCACCGAGGTCAACCTGGCCATGAAGATCGCCGGGTTCACCTCCCGCCGGCTGGGCTGGCGCCGGCTGGCGCGGCCCCTCTTGGTCCACGGCGTCCAGGCCGCCTTCCCCCACCTGGTTCGGCGGGTCGAGGCCGCGCGGCGGATGGTAGCGGAATCGACCCGGCGCGGACGAGCCGGCGCCATCCCACCGGGAGGCACCGCCCCTCCAGGCCTTTCACCCCGGGCCGCCTGGACCCGTGGCTTCCCGGGCGGCTCCGTGCCTGCCGCCCTTCCCCACCGGGGGGCCGTGGTCTACGTCGCCGGCGGAAGCCCGCACCGGGCCCTGGTGGCGGCCTACCTGCACCTGGGCCGGCTGGATCCCCGGCGGCGGCCCCACGCCCGGGAGCTGGCGGCCTTGCCGCTGCTGCACGGCCTCACCCCCCTGGATACGGGCCGGCTCCTCCGGGTGGGGACCGACGCCACCGGCCGCGCCGTGCTGGCCGTCGGCGCGGGCGGCCCCGACGTTCTCGCCATCCGGGCAGCCCATGCCCTGCGCACCCTGGGCTACCTCGACCGGCTGCCGGGCGACTCCTCTGGCGGCGGGGCTCCTGCGTTGCGGTGCGTCCCGGTGGGCGAGAGCGAGCCATGGTGGCTCAGGTCATGGGCCTGGTCGCTGGAGGCGGCCGCGTTCGTCCCCGGCGCGCCGGGGGGCTCCCGGCCGTTTGCCGCGGGCTTCGGGCACCCGGGCGGGGGGCCGTCCGGCGGCCACCGGGCAAGCCACGGGGCAAGCCACCGGGCGCACCGGCAGGTTGCCCCGCCAGGGCGGGTGCCGTGGCAATGGCGCTGGGCGGCCCGGGCCTGGACCCGCAGGTGGAGCCGGCTGGCAGGCCAGGTCGAAGCCGTGCGGAAGGCGCCGTAG
- the rpsA gene encoding 30S ribosomal protein S1 has translation MDEIRDPQAADREEQAPGAAPEQEVKPAAPDHTLSPAAAEAAAGATEALAQLQQEGEESAEAAKEREAGVAETEGADRPAGQPEGEPGGTEPAAGTATGAAAESATGGEPVEAGSTGAGGDAAPGDAQGVTATAQAAGTEAGEAAGKPEAGESAEAEGAGAAGAPEAAVAAGAGTQPAATAGAAAGGTAVEARAAMDEQLAPTRLSRGQVVTGTVVQVADDHVLVDVGHKSDGTIPRNELRLLGGKQPDEVYHVGQEIPVVVLGFTDKGEGGLLLSHRRAVEREAWDALRRAYEAGEPIEVPVVEQVKGGLVCDAGVRAFMPASHVERGYVADLSHYVGTTVRAKIIEFDRNKRRVILSRKELLEEEARRRAEETLASLEEGQVRTGVVKGLTDFGAFIDLGGVDGLLHVSEMHWGRIDHPRDLLKEGDTIQVKVLRVDRERGRISLSLKELMPDPWADAEQRYPVGATVKGTVVRLVPFGAFVRLEPGVEGLVHISQLADHRVESPDEVVQEGQQVEVRVLRVQPEDRRISLSMRPPAEPRRPRGDRPRRAPERPQPRAEDATPAADGGGITIGEMFGDLLEETRDRLTGEGTGDQA, from the coding sequence ATGGACGAGATCCGCGATCCGCAGGCGGCAGACCGGGAGGAGCAGGCTCCTGGCGCCGCGCCCGAACAGGAGGTGAAGCCGGCCGCACCGGACCACACCCTGAGCCCCGCCGCGGCCGAGGCCGCCGCGGGGGCCACGGAAGCCCTGGCGCAGCTCCAGCAGGAAGGGGAGGAATCCGCCGAAGCCGCCAAGGAACGGGAAGCCGGCGTCGCCGAGACCGAAGGAGCCGACCGCCCCGCGGGCCAGCCCGAGGGTGAACCGGGCGGCACGGAACCGGCAGCCGGTACCGCCACCGGCGCGGCGGCGGAGTCCGCCACGGGCGGCGAGCCGGTGGAGGCCGGCAGTACCGGTGCCGGTGGCGACGCGGCGCCTGGTGACGCCCAGGGCGTGACCGCGACCGCCCAGGCCGCCGGTACGGAAGCCGGCGAAGCCGCGGGCAAGCCGGAAGCGGGCGAATCCGCGGAGGCTGAAGGCGCCGGTGCCGCCGGAGCCCCTGAGGCGGCCGTTGCGGCCGGTGCCGGCACCCAGCCCGCCGCCACCGCCGGTGCGGCGGCCGGCGGTACCGCCGTCGAGGCCCGGGCTGCCATGGACGAGCAACTGGCGCCGACCCGCCTCAGCCGTGGCCAGGTGGTGACGGGTACCGTAGTCCAGGTGGCCGACGATCACGTCCTGGTGGACGTGGGCCACAAGTCCGACGGCACGATCCCCCGCAACGAGTTGCGGCTGTTGGGTGGCAAGCAACCGGACGAGGTCTACCACGTCGGCCAGGAGATCCCCGTGGTGGTGCTGGGCTTCACCGACAAGGGCGAGGGCGGGCTGCTGCTCTCCCACCGCCGGGCGGTGGAGCGCGAGGCCTGGGATGCCCTGCGCCGGGCCTACGAGGCGGGCGAGCCCATCGAGGTGCCCGTCGTCGAACAGGTCAAGGGCGGCCTGGTCTGCGACGCCGGTGTGCGGGCCTTCATGCCCGCCTCCCATGTGGAGCGGGGCTACGTGGCCGACCTGAGCCACTACGTGGGCACCACCGTACGGGCCAAGATCATCGAGTTCGACCGCAACAAGCGGCGGGTCATCCTCTCCCGCAAGGAACTGCTGGAGGAAGAGGCGCGCCGCCGGGCGGAGGAGACCCTGGCCAGCCTGGAGGAGGGCCAGGTCCGCACCGGCGTGGTCAAGGGCCTGACGGACTTCGGCGCCTTCATCGACCTGGGCGGCGTGGACGGCTTGCTCCACGTGTCGGAGATGCACTGGGGCCGGATCGACCATCCCCGCGACCTGCTCAAGGAAGGGGACACCATCCAGGTCAAGGTGCTGAGGGTCGACCGCGAGCGCGGCCGCATCTCCCTCAGCCTGAAGGAGCTCATGCCCGACCCTTGGGCCGATGCCGAGCAGCGGTACCCCGTCGGGGCGACGGTCAAGGGGACGGTGGTCCGCCTGGTTCCCTTCGGCGCCTTCGTGCGGCTGGAGCCCGGTGTCGAAGGCCTGGTGCACATCTCCCAGCTGGCCGATCACCGCGTCGAATCCCCCGACGAGGTGGTCCAGGAGGGCCAGCAGGTGGAGGTCCGCGTCCTGCGGGTGCAGCCGGAAGACCGCCGCATCAGCCTCAGCATGCGGCCGCCGGCGGAGCCGCGGCGGCCCCGGGGCGACCGGCCCCGGCGGGCGCCGGAGCGGCCCCAGCCCCGGGCAGAAGACGCCACGCCCGCGGCCGACGGTGGTGGCATCACCATCGGCGAGATGTTCGGCGACCTGCTGGAGGAGACCCGCGACCGCCTGACGGGCGAGGGAACCGGCGATCAGGCCTGA
- a CDS encoding lysophospholipid acyltransferase family protein — protein sequence MLYRVGKVLFQLLFALGYRWDVRGVENVPAGGPLLVIANHFSWLDPPLVGTVLPRNVHFMAKQELFRNPLAAWVLRRLGAFPVRRGQPDRWALRQALELLEQGRVVGLFPEGTRSRGPLRPFEPGAALLAVKSGAPVLPVAIIGPYKLGRPVRVRIGTPFRVERGGGEGSIEAVADRMRKAIAALLAEEPAPGRQGRRRIPAG from the coding sequence GTGCTCTATCGCGTCGGCAAGGTCCTGTTCCAGCTGCTCTTCGCCCTGGGGTACCGCTGGGATGTCCGCGGTGTGGAGAACGTGCCTGCGGGCGGCCCGTTGCTGGTGATCGCCAACCACTTCAGCTGGTTGGATCCGCCCCTGGTGGGCACCGTCTTGCCGAGGAACGTACATTTTATGGCCAAGCAGGAACTGTTCCGAAACCCGCTGGCGGCCTGGGTCCTGCGGCGGCTGGGAGCCTTTCCCGTCCGCCGCGGGCAGCCCGACCGGTGGGCCCTGCGCCAGGCCCTGGAACTCCTGGAACAAGGCCGGGTGGTGGGCCTGTTTCCGGAGGGTACCCGGAGCCGGGGTCCCCTGCGGCCCTTTGAGCCGGGGGCCGCTCTTTTGGCGGTGAAGTCCGGCGCGCCGGTGCTGCCCGTGGCCATCATCGGCCCATACAAGCTGGGCCGGCCGGTCCGGGTGCGCATCGGCACCCCTTTCCGGGTGGAGAGGGGCGGAGGGGAGGGGTCCATCGAAGCGGTGGCGGACAGGATGCGCAAGGCCATCGCGGCGCTGCTGGCCGAAGAACCGGCTCCGGGGAGGCAGGGGCGGCGCCGTATCCCTGCAGGTTAA
- the cmk gene encoding (d)CMP kinase: MKRVIAIDGPAGAGKSTVARRVATALGYLYVDTGAMYRAMTLKVLRCGIDPADRQRVAQLAQETDIALATGPEGAPQVVLDGVDVTAHLREPGVDLAVSQVAAIPEVRERLLEVQRALARRGRVVLEGRDTGTHVAPDADLKVFLTASPEERARRRYRELVAAGHAVTLDQVMEALRQRDRQDMTRTAAPLQRAADAIEIDTTGRTVDAVVEEILRYCREGE; the protein is encoded by the coding sequence TTGAAACGCGTGATTGCCATTGACGGGCCGGCCGGTGCAGGGAAGAGCACCGTCGCCCGGCGCGTGGCCACGGCCCTGGGTTACCTGTACGTCGATACCGGCGCCATGTACCGCGCCATGACGCTGAAGGTCCTGCGGTGCGGCATCGATCCGGCGGACCGTCAGCGCGTGGCGCAGCTCGCTCAGGAAACGGACATCGCGCTGGCAACGGGGCCCGAGGGGGCCCCGCAGGTCGTTCTCGACGGGGTGGACGTCACGGCCCACCTGCGGGAACCCGGGGTCGACCTGGCGGTCTCCCAGGTGGCCGCCATCCCCGAGGTGCGGGAACGGCTGCTGGAGGTCCAGCGGGCCCTGGCCCGCCGCGGCCGGGTCGTGCTGGAGGGCCGGGACACCGGTACCCACGTGGCCCCGGACGCGGACCTCAAGGTGTTCCTGACCGCGTCTCCCGAGGAACGGGCCCGCCGGCGCTATCGCGAGCTGGTGGCGGCGGGTCATGCGGTCACGTTGGACCAGGTGATGGAAGCGCTGCGACAGCGGGACCGCCAGGACATGACGCGAACGGCCGCGCCTCTGCAGCGGGCCGCCGACGCCATCGAGATCGACACCACGGGCCGAACCGTCGACGCCGTGGTGGAGGAGATCCTGCGGTACTGCCGGGAGGGCGAGTAG
- a CDS encoding gamma-glutamylcyclotransferase family protein translates to MKLFAYGTLRRRGRIEALVGRRLDEPVAATLEGYRLYDTGRGYPVILPAPGHRVQGVLWTIEEADLSYLDHYEGADEDPPYYFRRTVRVETAEGPVEACVYVGNPAVFDRLVPIEAYEIG, encoded by the coding sequence GTGAAGCTCTTCGCCTACGGAACCCTGCGTCGCCGCGGGCGCATCGAGGCGCTGGTCGGGCGCCGGCTGGACGAACCGGTGGCCGCGACCCTGGAGGGGTATCGCCTCTACGACACGGGCCGGGGCTACCCGGTCATCCTGCCGGCGCCCGGCCACCGGGTCCAGGGCGTGTTGTGGACCATCGAGGAGGCGGACCTGAGCTACCTGGACCACTACGAGGGCGCCGACGAGGATCCGCCGTACTATTTCCGCCGCACCGTCCGGGTCGAGACCGCCGAGGGACCGGTCGAGGCGTGCGTCTACGTGGGCAACCCGGCGGTGTTCGACCGCCTGGTGCCCATTGAGGCGTACGAGATCGGCTGA